Genomic segment of Thermoflexus sp.:
GGGAACGATCGAGGTGTTTGTGGAGCCGCTGCCCTGAGGGCTTTCAAAAGGACTTCTGGGGACCGATCTCTCCTCCCATTTCCGGAGGGACGGGATGAACTGGTTTGAGCGCGTGCGGGAAGCCATCCGGAAGGAAGAGCCCATCGCCCTCGCCACCGTGATCCGAGGGCCGGAAGCGTGGCTGGGGGCCAAATGGATCATCGAGCCGGGCGGCGATGGATGGGGGAACGTGCATCCGGAGCTGGACCGTCAGGTCCGGGAGCTGGCGCATCGTTACCTGACGATCGGCCATTCCGGAACCGCGCTTCTTCCCACCCCGGAGGGAGAGGTGGAGGTCTATATCGAAACCCATGTTCCGGCTCCCCTGCTGATTATTGTGGGGGGCACGCATATCGGCATCGCCCTGACCTCCATCGCCAAGATCCTGGGCTGGCGGGTTTATCTGGTCGATCCGCGCCGCACCTTCGCCACGCCGGAGCGCTTCCCCCATGTAGATCGCCTGATCCATGCCTGGCCAGATGAGGTCCTCCCGGATCTGATCACTCCCCAGACGGCGGTGGCTGTCCTCACCCATGATCCCAAACTGGATGATCCGGCAGTGATCGCCGCCCTGCAAAGCCCGGCCTTCTATGTAGGCGCTCTTGGAAGCCGGAAAACCAGCGCCCGGCGCCTGGAGCGGTTGCGCCGCAAAGGGATCCCGGAGGAGGCCCTCGCCCGCCTCCACGCGCCCATCGGCCTGGATATCGGGGCGCGCACGCCGGAGGAGATCGCCCTGAGCATCATGGCCGAGATCGTGGCCGAGCAGAGCCGGCGGCGACAGGCCGCGCGGGCCGCTGTGCCCGAGGAGGCGCGTCCATGAAATTCGGTCCGGTTCCAGTGGAAGAAGCGGTCGGGCGCATCCTGGCCCATAATCTGGCCGACGCGCAGGGAAACCGCCTGTTCCGCAAAGGCCGGCGTCTCACGCCCGAGGATATCGCCCGGCTGAAGGCGGAAGGCTATCAGGAAGTCGTGGTCGCCGATCTGGAGCCCGGCGACGTGGGGGAGGACGAAGCGGCCCGGCGCATCGCCCGGGCCTGCGAGGGTCCGGGCCTGCGCCCGATGCCGGCGGCTGGGGGACGGGTGAACTTCCTGGCGGAGGCGGCGGGGGTGTTCCTGGTGGAACTCGATCCGCTGGAGCAGTTGAACCGCCTGCCCGGGATCACCCTGGCGACCCTGGCCCGGGGGAGCGTGGTGCGCCCTCGTCAGATCGTCGCCAGCCTGAAGATCATCCCCTTCGCATTGCCCGAAGGGATCATCGCCCATGCGGAGGCGCTGCTCCGGGAGAACGGCCCCCTGATGGGCGTTTATCCCTTCCAGCCCCGCCGGGTGGCCCTGATCCTCTCCGGGCATCCCGCCGTCTGGCCCCGCC
This window contains:
- a CDS encoding molybdopterin-binding protein — encoded protein: MKFGPVPVEEAVGRILAHNLADAQGNRLFRKGRRLTPEDIARLKAEGYQEVVVADLEPGDVGEDEAARRIARACEGPGLRPMPAAGGRVNFLAEAAGVFLVELDPLEQLNRLPGITLATLARGSVVRPRQIVASLKIIPFALPEGIIAHAEALLRENGPLMGVYPFQPRRVALILSGHPAVWPRLIADFEGPLRERVLACDGIWLGTQTVRHEESELARAMEAALGQGADFLILAGETAIMDEEDIAPRAIRRIGGRVEAFGAPVDPGNLLLIAYYGEIPILGAPGCARSRHRNVVDWVIPRLMAGLRLTREEIASMGHGGLMEDVEERPAPRWIGSS
- a CDS encoding XdhC family protein, with protein sequence MNWFERVREAIRKEEPIALATVIRGPEAWLGAKWIIEPGGDGWGNVHPELDRQVRELAHRYLTIGHSGTALLPTPEGEVEVYIETHVPAPLLIIVGGTHIGIALTSIAKILGWRVYLVDPRRTFATPERFPHVDRLIHAWPDEVLPDLITPQTAVAVLTHDPKLDDPAVIAALQSPAFYVGALGSRKTSARRLERLRRKGIPEEALARLHAPIGLDIGARTPEEIALSIMAEIVAEQSRRRQAARAAVPEEARP